A region from the Ciconia boyciana chromosome 1, ASM3463844v1, whole genome shotgun sequence genome encodes:
- the IL22 gene encoding interleukin-22, which translates to MASLQTLTKSFLGWVLFCCCCCLPLLLTSPLPPKGAGLASTDHHVCRLRKIRFQQPHIRNRTYTLAKMARVSDQDTDNRLIGQQLYVNVKENNHCYMMKKIVETVVEDVLLTEAKDQYPYVEEVAQFLATLTLELRGCKPSGHREHIEKNLEEMKNKMKQLGRNGKTKAIGELDLLFDYMENACTDAPKKGGNKKKN; encoded by the exons ATGGCCTCCCTGCAGACCTTGACCAAGAGCTTCCTAGGATGggtcctcttctgctgctgttgctgtctcCCTCTTCTTCTCACCAGCCCTCTGCCTCCAAAAGGGGCAGGATTGGCTTCTACTGACCATCATGTCTGCAGGCTCAGGAAGATCAGATTCCAGCAGCCCCACATCAGGAATCGCACCTACACCTTGGCTAAAATG gCCAGGGTCTCGGACCAGGACACGGACAACAGGCTCATTGGGCAGCAGCTCTATGTTAACGTCAAG GAAAACAACCACTGCTACATGATGAAGAAGATTGTGGAGACTGTAGTGGAAGATGTCCTCCTCACCGAGGCCAAGGACCAGTACCCATACGTTGAGGAGGTGGCACAGTTCTTGGCGACCCTGACCTTGGAGCTGAGGGGATGT aaACCCTCAGGACACAGAGAGCACATTGAAAAGAACCtggaagaaatgaagaacaaaatgaaacag TTGGGAAGGAATGGAAAGACTAAAGCCATTGGAGAACTGGATTTACTGTTCGACTACATGGAAAATGCCTGTACTGATGCCCCAAAGAAGGGAgggaacaagaagaaaaactga